A window of the Armatimonadota bacterium genome harbors these coding sequences:
- a CDS encoding nitroreductase family protein, with protein MFTITSFLDLARARRSVRTYLPDAVPEDLLLELVEAARWAPSAVNTQPWEFIIVTDPSVKDAVGDNARYFGLGWPHIHEAPALIMVCARRVTPFTRDDCIFAGANIMLAAADRGLGTCWIGGFDERKMRELLSIPSDWILPGFCTVGYPAGETQAPPKRALDSMVHHDTFKGAGLRLPHLLGPLEVLGRLFRLQCRGGRRD; from the coding sequence GTGTTCACCATCACCAGTTTCCTCGACCTTGCCAGAGCACGGCGGAGTGTCCGGACATACCTTCCCGATGCAGTGCCTGAGGATCTCCTGCTTGAGCTTGTCGAGGCCGCACGCTGGGCTCCCAGCGCCGTGAACACCCAGCCGTGGGAGTTCATCATTGTCACGGACCCCTCGGTGAAGGATGCGGTCGGCGACAATGCGCGCTACTTCGGCCTGGGCTGGCCTCATATTCACGAGGCCCCGGCGCTCATCATGGTCTGCGCCCGGAGAGTCACGCCTTTCACGCGTGACGACTGCATCTTCGCGGGTGCCAACATCATGCTGGCCGCCGCGGACCGTGGCCTGGGGACATGCTGGATCGGGGGCTTCGACGAGAGGAAGATGCGGGAACTGCTGTCGATCCCGTCAGACTGGATTCTGCCGGGCTTCTGCACCGTCGGGTACCCGGCAGGGGAAACACAAGCGCCGCCCAAGCGCGCCCTGGACAGCATGGTTCACCATGACACCTTCAAGGGCGCCGGTCTGCGCCTGCCTCACCTGCTGGGGCCGCTGGAAGTGCTCGGCCGGCTTTTTCGCCTGCAGTGCCGCGGGGGAAGGCGCGACTGA
- a CDS encoding DUF4091 domain-containing protein, with the protein MESLVFMLVLALILPLAILSEAAPPDVPEAEKALLDTVDPWGLAFSDQLARFQAHFAEKPNAPFLLGITHDLVKIWPVKYWFRGETTVAGAERELVARERWAAAGETQGFQVVALPRMGAPRAQYRVQVDAPGARVTVYRQVFVKTSDAAAYPRYSPERWPDPLLEGEDTLPLEGLDCGAFWVDVALPADHPGGRIECRVSLTSGNETARAVVPIQVVPGLSLEPKAYPFVAWFRRGKMTPEQFRQHCGLVLDHHVVPVDALKGAWDPANPSAFDDLRTFLAERGQWMFEVDSPRGDDAKFESLYAHLKEKGWLENTWVYSFDEPDERTWREQNVPFARKMREKFPGIGVYVASDWHENMAEGVDAWMTDISASGYDLKRHASLKQPQLWHYYCHLPVRWQMRAPLVDAPNMQIDNPALEQRLALWVSQALGAKAVFLWSGDAYTFGDDFWETLELSDKLSPYPYAGVHNGNGWIVYPGPDGGPTIPSLRLKLVRDGLEDLALMQAAKDAIARGRISGERAEELERLLDPVPGVFVHPQYFDRLPETLLDRREAILKVLAGR; encoded by the coding sequence ATGGAGTCCCTTGTCTTTATGCTGGTGCTTGCGCTGATTCTGCCTCTGGCGATCCTGTCCGAGGCTGCCCCGCCTGATGTGCCCGAGGCCGAAAAGGCGCTGCTGGATACTGTTGACCCGTGGGGCCTGGCCTTCAGCGACCAGCTCGCCCGCTTCCAGGCCCACTTCGCCGAGAAGCCGAACGCTCCCTTCCTGCTGGGAATCACCCATGACCTCGTGAAGATCTGGCCTGTGAAGTACTGGTTCCGCGGAGAGACCACGGTTGCCGGCGCGGAGCGCGAGCTGGTGGCACGCGAGCGCTGGGCAGCCGCGGGGGAGACGCAGGGCTTCCAGGTGGTTGCGCTCCCCCGCATGGGCGCGCCGCGAGCCCAGTACCGGGTGCAGGTGGATGCGCCCGGCGCCAGGGTGACGGTATACCGGCAGGTGTTCGTGAAGACATCCGACGCTGCCGCATATCCCCGTTACAGCCCGGAGCGCTGGCCCGACCCGCTGCTCGAGGGCGAAGACACTTTGCCACTGGAGGGCCTCGACTGTGGCGCCTTCTGGGTGGACGTCGCGCTCCCGGCCGACCATCCCGGCGGCAGGATCGAGTGCCGCGTCAGCCTGACCTCGGGCAATGAGACCGCTCGTGCCGTGGTCCCGATCCAGGTGGTCCCCGGCCTTAGTCTGGAGCCCAAGGCGTACCCGTTTGTCGCGTGGTTCCGACGCGGGAAGATGACGCCCGAGCAATTCCGGCAGCACTGCGGGCTGGTCCTGGACCACCATGTGGTACCCGTGGACGCCCTCAAAGGTGCCTGGGATCCGGCGAATCCTTCAGCATTTGACGACCTCCGCACCTTCCTCGCCGAACGAGGCCAGTGGATGTTTGAGGTCGATTCGCCGCGCGGCGATGATGCGAAGTTCGAGAGCCTGTACGCGCACCTCAAGGAGAAGGGCTGGCTCGAAAACACCTGGGTCTACAGTTTCGATGAGCCGGACGAGAGGACGTGGCGCGAGCAGAATGTCCCCTTCGCCCGGAAGATGCGGGAGAAGTTCCCGGGCATCGGAGTGTACGTTGCGTCCGACTGGCACGAGAACATGGCGGAGGGCGTGGACGCGTGGATGACCGACATCTCCGCCAGCGGATATGACCTAAAGCGCCATGCAAGTCTGAAACAGCCGCAACTGTGGCACTACTACTGCCACCTGCCCGTGCGCTGGCAGATGCGGGCGCCGCTCGTGGATGCGCCGAACATGCAGATCGACAACCCGGCGCTGGAGCAGCGGCTGGCCCTGTGGGTCTCCCAGGCGCTCGGCGCGAAGGCGGTCTTCCTGTGGTCCGGCGATGCATACACCTTCGGTGACGACTTCTGGGAAACGCTGGAGCTCAGCGACAAGCTCTCGCCCTACCCGTACGCCGGAGTGCACAACGGGAACGGCTGGATCGTCTACCCCGGCCCTGACGGGGGGCCGACGATCCCCTCCCTGCGGCTGAAACTGGTGCGTGACGGGTTGGAAGATCTGGCGCTGATGCAGGCAGCGAAGGACGCCATCGCGCGCGGGAGGATCTCGGGAGAACGGGCTGAGGAGTTGGAGAGGCTGCTGGACCCCGTACCCGGGGTGTTCGTGCACCCACAGTACTTCGACCGCCTGCCGGAGACGCTGCTGGACCGGCGCGAGGCGATCCTGAAGGTCCTCGCTGGGCGATAG
- a CDS encoding Mov34/MPN/PAD-1 family protein, with amino-acid sequence MTTCDPPGDLIIELGEVEGPEMLRCPRPDPCRCAAQAVGNPQDANSPVFLHVRAVEAMFSDAETHEPMETGGILVGSPCSDEAGQYLRIVDAIAVGDAPREADRLTFTREAWLRMLDQREALYPNEQVAGWYHTHPGMRVFLSEPDLLIHRAFFSRPSDIAVVLDLPRREWGIFAWHGDCLELTQGFYLYGDAPGDGAGLGAILGRFAARTR; translated from the coding sequence TTGACCACTTGTGACCCTCCTGGCGATCTGATCATTGAACTGGGTGAGGTCGAGGGCCCTGAGATGCTCCGGTGCCCGCGCCCGGACCCCTGTCGCTGCGCGGCCCAGGCGGTGGGCAATCCCCAGGACGCGAACTCGCCCGTCTTCCTGCATGTCCGTGCGGTGGAGGCGATGTTCAGCGACGCGGAGACTCACGAGCCCATGGAGACCGGCGGGATCCTGGTGGGCAGCCCCTGCAGCGACGAGGCAGGGCAATATCTGCGCATCGTGGACGCTATTGCGGTGGGTGATGCGCCCCGAGAAGCCGACCGGTTGACATTCACCCGGGAGGCGTGGCTGAGGATGCTGGACCAGCGCGAGGCGCTGTACCCCAACGAGCAGGTCGCGGGCTGGTACCACACCCACCCGGGGATGCGCGTCTTTCTCTCCGAGCCCGACCTGCTCATCCACCGCGCCTTCTTCTCCCGACCGTCGGACATCGCTGTGGTACTCGACCTGCCGCGACGCGAATGGGGAATCTTTGCCTGGCACGGCGATTGCCTCGAACTCACCCAAGGTTTCTACCTTTACGGTGACGCACCCGGGGATGGCGCCGGTCTCGGGGCCATTCTCGGGCGTTTCGCCGCGCGCACCAGGTGA
- a CDS encoding FHA domain-containing protein produces the protein MTKETEPGRAETDETADDVLEVELAETDDLPESVLDVTLEEELEEPLPPLEPEASGGVLPSKSIHQGSLLIRSLPLQMLLAGAIGGFLGWLAQESGARAVEVAGGSRGMGELLLEMGRFGAVVGGSVGIFVSSAEWLVAGIWPRAARAGLAGLITGALGGAAGGALGQALFTLILPAETSGLWGAGGSVLARALGWALIGSSVGIGPGIAERAPARIVNGLLGGLAGGFTGGLLFDAVAWIFADVAGMGGGPSRLISIMLVGICSGLGVGLVEQTAKQVWVCIHAGPLRGKQFILYRFPATVGRSPQAQVPLTRDKQVGLEHCFIERQGTRHRLRAILPTRVNGRSTQTALLRDGDRIELGVSTLEFRERAV, from the coding sequence ATGACGAAAGAGACAGAGCCAGGCCGGGCCGAGACCGATGAGACAGCAGACGACGTGCTGGAGGTGGAACTCGCGGAGACGGATGACCTGCCCGAGTCGGTGCTCGACGTGACCCTGGAGGAGGAGTTGGAGGAGCCGTTACCTCCGCTGGAACCCGAGGCGAGTGGCGGCGTCTTGCCATCAAAGAGCATTCATCAGGGCAGCCTGCTGATCCGGTCGCTCCCGCTTCAGATGCTTCTCGCGGGAGCCATCGGCGGTTTTCTGGGGTGGCTCGCGCAGGAATCCGGAGCGCGCGCCGTGGAGGTTGCCGGCGGCTCGCGCGGAATGGGTGAACTGCTGCTGGAGATGGGCCGTTTCGGCGCGGTCGTGGGAGGGTCCGTCGGCATTTTCGTGTCTTCGGCAGAGTGGCTCGTTGCCGGAATCTGGCCGCGGGCAGCCAGAGCCGGGCTGGCGGGCCTCATCACCGGAGCACTGGGTGGCGCCGCAGGAGGTGCGCTGGGGCAAGCATTGTTCACCCTCATCCTGCCCGCAGAGACTTCAGGGCTCTGGGGTGCCGGGGGAAGCGTCCTCGCCCGGGCTCTGGGATGGGCGCTGATCGGTTCGTCCGTGGGCATCGGCCCGGGGATCGCGGAGCGCGCGCCCGCGCGGATTGTCAATGGCCTGTTGGGCGGACTCGCAGGCGGATTCACCGGTGGCCTCCTGTTCGATGCCGTGGCCTGGATCTTCGCCGACGTTGCTGGAATGGGTGGCGGCCCGTCCCGGCTCATCAGCATCATGCTCGTGGGAATCTGCTCCGGTCTTGGCGTGGGGCTGGTGGAGCAGACGGCGAAGCAGGTGTGGGTTTGCATTCATGCTGGACCTTTAAGAGGTAAACAGTTTATACTCTATAGATTCCCGGCAACAGTCGGTCGCTCACCTCAGGCGCAGGTACCACTGACCCGGGACAAACAGGTGGGGCTGGAGCACTGCTTTATCGAGCGGCAGGGCACACGTCACAGGCTGAGGGCGATCCTGCCAACGCGGGTGAATGGCAGGTCAACGCAGACCGCGCTTCTCCGCGACGGCGACCGCATCGAACTTGGCGTTTCGACCCTCGAGTTCCGCGAACGCGCCGTCTGA
- a CDS encoding GAF domain-containing protein produces MTDVDSRSANVAADALRVHNPEWEVAAYTVSGGAVPRVEDWDLVIWDVAAAEDPLSGEQCRTILWADEDQRDRLLAALQSSDLPHLLRSGRWTETLIEVVRRAVPTCEHAVTSASQQVGGKLADCLCKAKDLPTALTHAVSAASRKGGYDIGLIAILDTETGELEHYVCGLSADAGQEIAEAVLAQLTVDACEACTPSVLIERTGDIGGTAERTQLRQAYEKRGIVGHCRVVLTIGETVVGALVLATTRPWDCTTEEALRLTELGLETALVVSRLVYGRLDARNQHARARLLDASVSLGAGNDLGAVLKVIARSGQDVANGVDCAIRVLAEDRRRFTAVHCAEPRDPACTDDPLEASDLEWLAVNAGETAVKPGVGGTGPSVAIPIKLDRQPVGTLYLTRRSGTGFRAHEISALSFLAAQAAVAIHNASLYEIANRRSRHMEVVAAQAWQEEARARALFEVATAVTEKMDLPDILATVTSSACTEVGFERARIYLTDHEKQVLVGQMEARANADPTPLLDQAIPLHQESDHPLAQAAMGSAPYVIEGITHPEPDDGRAEERLLIPLVGQGILVGLLVADNPGSGNPVSPQRTRLLHSLAGLASVAIERARVDKLRGTLISSVSHELRAPLASIRAYNELVMGGDVGEVNDEQKLFLGRVERACDRLERLIQDLMNLSKLRTGDVSIKKAPADLANVIRGVLDTMHPKAANAGVTLNFHEEAKLPMTMTDQGRLEQVLTNLVDNAIKFNEAGGTVDVTLAQDGMSAVISVADDGPGIPRAAQSIIFEEFQHGTDERSRAKEGAGLGLAIARRVVGVMGGKLWLESEMGKGSTFYVSLRLEPVDGIQADSTDS; encoded by the coding sequence GTGACGGACGTCGATTCACGATCGGCGAATGTCGCCGCGGATGCGCTGCGCGTTCACAACCCCGAGTGGGAGGTCGCGGCGTACACCGTGAGCGGCGGTGCGGTTCCACGTGTTGAGGATTGGGATCTGGTCATCTGGGACGTGGCTGCAGCCGAGGATCCGCTGAGCGGCGAGCAGTGTCGCACCATTCTCTGGGCAGACGAAGATCAGCGCGATCGACTTCTCGCCGCGCTGCAGTCCAGTGATCTTCCTCACCTGTTGCGCTCGGGGCGTTGGACAGAAACTCTCATCGAGGTAGTTCGCCGGGCTGTGCCCACCTGTGAGCACGCCGTTACATCGGCATCGCAGCAGGTAGGAGGGAAACTGGCCGACTGCCTGTGCAAGGCGAAGGACCTTCCCACCGCACTGACGCACGCGGTCTCGGCCGCCAGCCGGAAAGGCGGCTACGATATAGGTCTTATCGCGATCCTTGACACCGAAACGGGAGAGCTCGAACACTACGTCTGCGGCCTGTCGGCCGATGCCGGACAGGAAATCGCGGAAGCGGTCCTCGCTCAACTCACCGTGGACGCATGCGAGGCCTGCACCCCGTCGGTCCTCATCGAGCGCACCGGCGATATTGGCGGCACTGCCGAACGCACCCAATTGCGTCAAGCGTACGAGAAACGGGGCATCGTCGGTCATTGTCGCGTCGTGCTCACCATTGGGGAGACCGTTGTCGGGGCCCTTGTTCTTGCCACCACCCGGCCGTGGGATTGCACCACGGAGGAGGCATTGCGGCTCACCGAACTGGGTCTCGAGACCGCGCTTGTGGTCTCGCGGCTGGTGTATGGGCGTCTGGACGCGCGCAACCAACATGCACGCGCAAGGCTGCTGGATGCATCTGTTTCTCTGGGTGCCGGTAATGATCTCGGCGCTGTGCTCAAGGTCATCGCCCGCAGCGGGCAGGACGTGGCCAATGGTGTGGACTGCGCGATTCGCGTGCTCGCGGAGGACAGGCGACGGTTCACCGCCGTCCACTGCGCCGAGCCCCGAGATCCGGCATGCACGGACGACCCGCTGGAGGCCTCGGACCTCGAATGGCTGGCGGTCAATGCCGGGGAGACGGCGGTGAAGCCGGGAGTCGGCGGGACCGGGCCATCTGTGGCGATCCCGATCAAGCTCGATCGTCAGCCTGTAGGCACGCTGTACCTAACACGGCGCTCGGGAACCGGTTTCCGGGCCCACGAGATCAGCGCTCTGAGCTTCCTGGCGGCCCAGGCAGCGGTGGCCATCCACAATGCCAGCTTGTACGAGATCGCCAATCGGCGAAGCCGTCACATGGAAGTGGTGGCTGCCCAGGCGTGGCAGGAGGAGGCGCGTGCCCGCGCTCTGTTCGAAGTGGCCACCGCGGTAACCGAGAAGATGGACCTGCCGGATATCCTGGCGACGGTGACCAGCAGCGCCTGCACCGAAGTCGGCTTTGAGCGCGCCAGGATCTACCTCACCGACCATGAAAAACAGGTGCTGGTGGGGCAGATGGAGGCGCGCGCCAACGCAGATCCCACGCCCCTGCTGGACCAGGCGATCCCGCTGCACCAGGAGTCCGATCATCCGTTGGCGCAAGCTGCGATGGGTTCGGCGCCGTACGTCATCGAAGGCATCACCCATCCCGAACCGGACGATGGGCGGGCGGAGGAGCGGCTGCTGATCCCGCTGGTCGGGCAGGGAATACTGGTGGGGCTCCTGGTGGCCGATAATCCCGGCAGCGGGAACCCGGTCTCTCCCCAGCGAACCCGGCTCCTACACTCTCTGGCGGGACTCGCAAGCGTGGCCATCGAGCGCGCTCGCGTGGACAAACTCCGGGGCACCCTCATTTCCTCGGTGTCCCACGAACTGCGCGCACCGCTGGCGTCGATCCGCGCCTACAATGAGTTGGTCATGGGCGGCGACGTGGGCGAGGTGAACGACGAACAGAAGCTGTTTCTCGGGCGCGTGGAGCGGGCATGTGACCGTCTGGAGCGACTGATCCAGGACCTGATGAACCTGTCGAAGCTCCGCACCGGCGACGTGTCCATCAAGAAAGCGCCGGCGGACCTGGCCAATGTGATCCGCGGTGTGCTTGATACCATGCACCCCAAGGCGGCCAATGCCGGCGTGACGCTGAACTTCCATGAAGAGGCCAAGCTGCCCATGACGATGACCGACCAGGGGCGGCTCGAGCAGGTCCTGACCAATCTGGTTGACAATGCGATCAAGTTCAACGAGGCCGGCGGCACGGTTGACGTGACGCTGGCTCAGGACGGGATGAGTGCGGTCATCAGTGTAGCGGACGACGGGCCCGGGATCCCCCGCGCAGCCCAGAGCATCATCTTCGAGGAGTTCCAACACGGCACCGACGAACGTTCCCGCGCCAAGGAGGGCGCCGGCCTCGGTCTGGCCATCGCTCGCCGGGTCGTGGGAGTCATGGGAGGAAAGCTGTGGCTGGAGAGCGAAATGGGCAAGGGGAGTACTTTCTACGTCTCTCTGCGCCTGGAGCCCGTCGACGGAATCCAGGCGGATAGCACCGATTCATGA
- a CDS encoding type II secretion system F family protein, producing MLILYAIAALIFVGVAIPIVGIYLESRSVRVQERIKRLKRPRITPGSPIEQELQRSLWERAIAPMLNGIGETVLRGTPGGAVEQTRRKLEMAGNPASLDVATFMVLKAISLGVGILSAVAVVTLWKFDNPMLVYTAGAFLIFGGMVLPDSMLDSAIKQRQYQITKSLPDLIDLLVVSAEAGTGLDGALAEVVRRKEGPLPDEFGRVLTEIRLGKRRQEAWQDMANRCGVDDVHNLVAALHQAEELGVSIANTLRAQSDSLRTRRSMRIKAAAATLSTKMLFPMIFCIFPALFIVVLGPGLMSITKGFKGMGW from the coding sequence ATGCTCATACTCTACGCGATCGCCGCGCTGATCTTTGTGGGTGTGGCAATTCCCATTGTCGGCATCTACCTGGAAAGCCGCAGTGTGCGGGTGCAGGAGCGTATCAAGCGGCTCAAGCGCCCGCGAATTACCCCTGGCTCACCGATCGAGCAGGAACTCCAGCGATCCCTCTGGGAACGGGCCATCGCACCGATGCTCAACGGCATCGGGGAGACCGTACTGCGCGGGACCCCCGGCGGCGCGGTGGAGCAGACCCGCAGGAAGCTGGAGATGGCCGGCAACCCCGCTTCCCTTGATGTGGCGACATTTATGGTCCTCAAGGCGATCTCACTCGGGGTCGGCATCCTGTCTGCAGTCGCTGTAGTCACGCTGTGGAAGTTCGACAACCCCATGCTCGTCTACACCGCGGGCGCATTCCTCATCTTTGGTGGCATGGTGCTTCCCGATTCCATGCTTGATTCCGCCATCAAGCAGCGCCAGTACCAGATTACGAAAAGCCTGCCGGACCTCATTGACCTGCTCGTTGTGAGCGCTGAAGCGGGAACCGGTCTGGACGGCGCGCTGGCCGAAGTCGTCCGACGCAAGGAAGGACCGCTGCCTGACGAGTTCGGTCGCGTCCTCACCGAGATCCGCCTGGGAAAGCGCCGTCAGGAAGCCTGGCAGGACATGGCGAACCGTTGCGGCGTGGACGACGTGCATAACCTCGTGGCCGCCCTGCACCAGGCGGAGGAACTGGGGGTCAGCATCGCCAACACGCTCCGCGCTCAGTCAGACTCACTGCGAACGCGGCGGAGCATGCGCATCAAGGCAGCCGCTGCCACGCTCTCCACGAAGATGCTGTTTCCAATGATCTTCTGTATTTTCCCGGCGCTGTTCATCGTGGTTCTTGGCCCGGGCCTGATGTCGATCACAAAGGGCTTCAAGGGCATGGGGTGGTAG
- a CDS encoding type II secretion system F family protein: protein MLPPAVFIGIIVLLSAGTVGALIWLLAGSSSSGRERLAALTPAEAASEDSGAVAGPRGDAVPALTRALQETDWWQDMQLQLIRGGWMLRPSEFVAICAGIGLVATGIFALVLHNVMQGLVLGAVVAMVPYAVLKNNQQKRLATLTSQVPDALDMLAGSMRAGCALLRAMQVVRSQMHPPIAEEFGRVVDEVSYGVNVTDALGNMVVRTGSYDLELIVAAIQTQLTVGGNLAEIFDNIAEMIRERVKLMGELQTATAEGRMSALILLAMPFVLAFAIAAISPGYLDPLFKEKLGLILLGVGVFLMVVGSLIIRKLIDIDI from the coding sequence ATGCTGCCGCCTGCCGTATTCATAGGGATCATCGTGCTTCTCAGCGCCGGCACCGTGGGTGCTCTGATCTGGCTGCTCGCCGGTTCCTCGAGCAGTGGCCGTGAACGCCTGGCTGCTCTGACGCCCGCAGAGGCAGCCAGCGAGGACAGTGGGGCCGTCGCCGGTCCGCGCGGTGATGCTGTTCCCGCCCTCACCCGCGCGCTGCAGGAGACCGACTGGTGGCAGGACATGCAACTCCAGCTGATCCGTGGCGGCTGGATGCTGCGTCCTTCGGAGTTCGTCGCGATCTGCGCTGGTATCGGCCTCGTGGCCACCGGGATTTTCGCCCTGGTGCTTCACAATGTCATGCAGGGCCTTGTGCTGGGCGCTGTCGTGGCAATGGTTCCGTATGCGGTCCTGAAGAATAATCAGCAGAAGCGCCTCGCGACCCTCACATCCCAGGTCCCGGATGCGCTGGACATGCTCGCGGGATCCATGCGCGCCGGTTGCGCGCTCTTGCGCGCGATGCAGGTTGTGCGCTCACAGATGCACCCCCCTATCGCCGAGGAGTTTGGGCGCGTTGTCGACGAAGTCAGCTACGGCGTCAACGTCACGGACGCGCTTGGGAACATGGTGGTCCGCACGGGCAGTTACGACCTGGAACTGATCGTGGCGGCTATCCAGACCCAGCTTACCGTGGGCGGTAACCTCGCAGAGATTTTCGATAACATCGCCGAGATGATCCGTGAGCGCGTCAAACTCATGGGCGAACTCCAGACGGCTACCGCGGAAGGACGGATGTCGGCGCTCATCCTGCTGGCAATGCCTTTCGTTCTCGCCTTTGCCATCGCCGCCATCAGCCCCGGTTACCTGGACCCACTGTTCAAGGAGAAGCTCGGGCTGATCCTGCTGGGTGTGGGCGTCTTTCTGATGGTGGTCGGCTCGCTGATCATCCGCAAGTTGATTGACATTGACATCTGA
- a CDS encoding CpaF family protein, which yields MAEVRTKVHQKLLRETEFSVLQRMTEAQLLERIQYLTDVVADELGISLSAKARDQLQQDVRNEVIGFGPIQGFLDDPTVSEIMINGPNSIYVERDGRITRTDAVFVDNGHVMRIIEKIIAPLGRRLDEASPMVDARLPDGSRVNAIIPPLSIIGPVVTIRKFSADPLSPDDLVAFGTLSEKMRIFIEACVKARLNILVSGGTGSGKTTTLNALSSFIPEDERIITCEDAAELQLQQPHVITLESRPPNIEGKGEITIRQLVKNCLRMRPDRIIVGECRGGEALDMLQAMNTGHDGSLTTLHANSPRDTLARLETLVLMAGTELPVKAIREQITSAIDLVVQQTRLRDGSRKISHITEVQRMEGESIVIEDIFRLERQGVGRDGRILAYHRPTGVRPLFMEQLAAEGQDLPADIFLPDS from the coding sequence ATGGCCGAAGTGCGAACGAAGGTTCATCAGAAGCTGCTGCGAGAGACGGAGTTCTCAGTGCTGCAGCGGATGACGGAAGCCCAGCTGCTGGAGCGCATCCAGTACCTGACCGATGTGGTTGCCGATGAACTCGGCATCTCCCTTTCGGCCAAGGCAAGGGACCAGCTCCAACAGGATGTGCGCAACGAGGTCATCGGTTTCGGACCGATCCAGGGCTTCCTCGACGATCCGACAGTCAGTGAAATCATGATCAACGGCCCAAACTCGATCTACGTGGAACGAGACGGGCGGATCACGCGTACCGATGCGGTTTTCGTGGACAACGGCCACGTCATGCGGATCATCGAGAAAATCATCGCGCCCCTCGGACGGCGCTTGGACGAGGCCAGCCCGATGGTAGACGCCCGCCTGCCCGATGGCTCTCGCGTCAATGCCATCATCCCGCCGTTGTCCATCATTGGCCCCGTGGTCACTATCCGCAAGTTCAGCGCCGATCCACTGTCGCCGGACGACCTGGTGGCCTTCGGAACCCTCTCCGAGAAGATGCGGATTTTCATTGAGGCCTGTGTGAAGGCGCGCCTCAATATTCTGGTCAGTGGCGGTACCGGCAGTGGGAAGACAACCACTTTGAACGCTCTTTCGTCCTTCATCCCGGAAGACGAGCGCATTATCACGTGCGAAGATGCGGCGGAACTGCAGTTACAGCAGCCCCATGTTATTACGCTGGAAAGCCGCCCGCCAAACATCGAAGGCAAGGGCGAGATCACGATCCGGCAACTCGTGAAGAACTGCCTGCGCATGCGCCCTGACCGAATTATCGTTGGGGAGTGCCGGGGTGGCGAAGCGCTGGACATGCTGCAGGCCATGAATACCGGCCACGACGGCTCACTCACCACACTCCACGCCAACTCACCGCGCGACACCCTCGCGCGTCTTGAGACCCTTGTGCTTATGGCCGGCACCGAACTACCGGTCAAGGCGATCCGCGAGCAAATCACATCTGCCATCGACCTGGTGGTTCAGCAGACCCGTCTGCGCGACGGGAGCCGCAAGATCTCGCATATCACCGAAGTGCAGCGCATGGAAGGCGAGAGCATCGTTATCGAGGACATCTTCCGCCTGGAACGCCAGGGAGTAGGACGAGACGGACGGATCCTGGCGTACCACAGGCCAACTGGCGTCCGCCCGTTGTTCATGGAGCAACTCGCCGCGGAAGGTCAGGACCTCCCCGCGGACATCTTCCTGCCCGACTCCTGA
- a CDS encoding response regulator transcription factor — translation MNSRKILIIDDDELLVGAIQKKFETAGFDVSVATTGTVGRQLIERDKPDLIVLDLALPDDDGTDICRDTRASSGIPIIMLTGRAEETDRIVGLELGADDYVTKPFSLSELVARARAVLRRTEPKRQVQQAEEPTLLEGNGVRVNLRGHEVLVDDEPVSLTPTEYKLLVALMKHKGEVLSAEKLLEAVWGYDEYDTHLVEVHIANLRSKIEPDPKNPERIHTLRAFGYRFG, via the coding sequence ATGAACAGCCGTAAGATCCTCATCATCGACGACGACGAGCTTCTGGTCGGCGCGATCCAGAAGAAGTTTGAAACCGCCGGGTTCGATGTGAGTGTGGCCACGACGGGAACCGTGGGACGGCAGCTCATCGAGCGCGACAAGCCCGATCTCATCGTGCTCGACCTCGCCCTGCCCGACGATGACGGGACCGACATCTGCCGCGACACCCGGGCCTCAAGCGGCATCCCGATCATCATGCTCACCGGGCGCGCGGAAGAGACCGACAGGATCGTGGGTCTCGAACTGGGGGCCGACGACTATGTGACGAAGCCCTTCAGTCTCAGCGAGCTCGTGGCCCGCGCGCGTGCGGTTCTGCGGCGGACCGAGCCCAAGCGCCAGGTGCAGCAGGCTGAAGAGCCCACGCTGCTCGAGGGCAACGGCGTGCGCGTGAACCTTCGCGGACATGAGGTCCTCGTGGATGACGAGCCGGTCTCGCTCACACCTACCGAGTACAAGCTCCTCGTCGCCCTCATGAAGCACAAGGGCGAGGTGCTCAGCGCCGAGAAGCTCCTCGAAGCTGTCTGGGGTTACGACGAGTACGACACCCACCTGGTGGAAGTTCACATCGCCAATTTGCGGAGCAAGATCGAGCCCGATCCGAAGAACCCCGAGCGCATCCACACTCTCCGCGCATTCGGCTACCGCTTCGGGTAA